Within Vanessa atalanta chromosome 11, ilVanAtal1.2, whole genome shotgun sequence, the genomic segment CATCACTATCTATTACAATAACAactaacatttttgtatttattgtaattgctTCACGATAAAATTAAGCAATGTATTgtctttataagattttaaattaatatgtttatttttatattattttagtattagatATTTCGagattatctacgaatgtcttgttcacgagactgttttaccaaaacaaaaagctccaccaaataaaaataaaaaacatggtaaatatcccgtttcaaatacttataataatgtattgtcTTATCTCATACTTTGGTTATATTATCGTATTAACACTAATATCACAAAACGATTTCTCaacaagaaacaaaaataaagccaGAACATTTAATTGTTACTAAATGTTCTGATACAACATTGATTTAAAACTAGcgaaatttttatgaaaatttttctACTTGTTTGAtcgtataatattacaaataatagatGGTAATATCTTCTCGTAAATGAAATCAGTAACCCAGCCGCAtaggattattatttataatcgaaCTTTCTAgtctaataactaatttaattcatatttttgagCCCGACAATAATTAAGAGATATCATATTTTAAGaggcttattttaatttttgaccgacaatttaataaagatcatAGAACATGTCAAACGCAGCACAAAACAAAGaaacatagaatattttatcacaaaGCAACAATAAAAGATATTCTAACAAATTCAAAGTCTGGATAACAGAATATTCAAAGTACCAACTGACGGATTGACAGGTGAGCTTGTGTACAAAATCGTCATCGGATACTATTTAATCGATCTTATACTCGAAAATTACAGCTATAATATAAGGCCCATCTCAGAACCACAATAATGTTAGTTAACTCCCTTGATTACTATCTCTAGATggtttttctttattcaaagttTGGCTTCTCGTGAACCCTGTAGTTTATCATTATGCTTCTCATTATTTTCGTGGTAAGCAGAACAATGCCACTGCAGATACATCTGCCGGAGAGCGTATACCAATATTGTCAAGCCTGTTATTAACAGCAGAACTTCCACGCCATGAATTACGTATGGTAGGAGATAGTTGGACATTTTTATATCGTTCTTGTCTTCTTCAGCTAACTGAGGTTGCACCTGAAACGAATAATTAGGAAAGCTATTTacaatttcgttaaaaataagTCAATGAAACATAACAATCAAATTGAACAATTctccataaaaaatatgtaagatctatttatttcacaattgGCAGTTGAATTTACTGTTCcaccattttatataaaaaatgtaaaagactcttcaaaatgtttaattactgtgtaattgtttttctaaatttaatatatagaattcTCTATtcgatataatacaaataatttaactaatatttactCAAAAGTATCTTACAATTTTAAAGTAAGCGAGAGGCACGACCATTTCTGAAAATGGACGAACTCGATAGTAGTAGTTGACGTCTTTAACAactacatttaattgtatagtaaATCTTCCACTAAGAACTGCTCCCACTTTCTGAAAAACAAACAGAGTTACATTTTAGGAGATACGTAAGATTATAATCTTACCTTCAGTTCTATCAGTAAGTCACAATAATTGTCCTAAGATGATTTCTTGTTcgatttttagtattattatgctcaatttcattacaaaaaaataataaatggtggaaccattttttaaaatatgttccaTTTAACTTTTTGATTAATTAGTCTTCTCATAGTAAATTTTCCTACTATGTATTGTcctaataattagttaaatctATTAATCATGTGTTGCTCACTTTCGCATACACCATACCATCATACCCAGCTCAACCTTCTCCCATACCTATCACTGTAATTGTATGCCTTTCACaccttcatattaaaatatatactaagatAACATGCTACTAATCGGCATTCGTCTTCttgaaatcaatataaattaataaaaagcacAAATATCACATTTGTAtaagtgttataataatattatcaataattgaGTTGATGGATTAATTATGACAATCAGTAAGACTTAAGGACTTCAACTCACTGGTTCTATTATAAATTCACTTCCATGTTCCTTCTCATCTGGCCGGATGCCCTCAATACGTTCATATACTTTGGGATTAGCATACAAGAAGTGACCATTAGATAAAGCGATAGTTAGACCTGTGAAGAAAAACAATTTAGGAAATGTATATAACATCGAAACACGAGATTTTAATGCaagtatatttttggaaaatgttACCATATAGACATGGTGATATATTAGAAATTCCGTCGatgcattcatttatttttccacAAAGACATTCCGTACTAGGATCTATGGAATAACTTTTATTGCTGATTTGATAGACGTAGGCTTCGGATGTGATCTCCGTGGCCGTAGTGCCGATGTAGCTAAGGTCTAACATCCTGCAGAACGAACTTCGATACAATCTGATCGAGTCGTCGCGGGTCAATCTTGGCGCATAAGCGTACCCTTCATACGTATCTACCAACGTGTTGCAACGCGtgctgaaaatatttaaatcgtatCAAAATTGTTAGAATTTGGtgctaattattttatgaaattcaaattatGTACTAATTATTACTATACCGCTTGCTTGGATTATCGTAGCCCCACACATTCAAACCAGGACTGCCGTCGATTTTCTTCACCTTGAACTTGTCCTGAGGAGCGGTGCTCACCTCCATCATAGGTACAGATGACTGATCGTACAGCTATaatgtattcttttttataacgTATTGCGGAATCAGATAAACGAaatgttatttgattataaatagtaaaaatatgtaacattaagCAAACAAACGGTATTTTACTCGATCCAAAATGCCCATTTTGCTGAAAGTAATCCAACCCGGCATCAGAGTATTAGATAAGGCTATCAAAGGCTCTTCGTAGCCCCAGAGGAGGCTGTGGACATTGATGTCTATTATGGGCTTTGATTGCAGTCGGTCCGCCAGCACGGTGAACCCGGTTTTAGTCCAGAATGGGTAAGAACTGAGCATTGATGATACTgcctgaaatataaatataataattgtatataaatgtaataaaatgggTGAGCGTAGTCCGCTCGTAATGTCTAAAATGTCCCGTCGTAAATGTGCCACCAGATGATAACTGGTCACCGTATAAATTGGTACgttaagagatattaaccagaCCTAACATCGTCAATGCTGAACGTAAGATCTTAATCTAAACAATTTGAATGTTAACAGTTCTGCGTATTAATTAAACACTCTTGTTATTGCTTTAGAAGAATCCTACCAACATTGCAGCGTTGGGCACGGTGATATTGACCCGTTCTGGGTCGTCAAAGGATTGTTCACGTCGGAACTCTGTTCTGGTATGCGGTATGTACCTCATTACACCAGCTTCTTCGTCGACCTCGAACTTATTATTCTTTTGGTATTCTCTGCAATAAATGCCATTAAATTAAAGCTTTAAATTCAGAGATCACGAGAAATTTTTTGTGAAATTTGTGGAGAGATTCTGCATATATATTCTGCGTtgttatagtataaatttatgCAAATACTTAACTGTTTAGTTTTTATCTAACTTTTGTCAGAGTAGAACTAAATctataaaaacgtatatatagGTTTGTTTCTCAGCAAAAGTATCTATCTTTGAAAAATTGAGGACGATGGACctaaaactgaaaaaataacaactacagctaaatttttttacacacaagtatgtgtattatataatatatcgttgATGTAGCTTTTAAGATTGATCTTGCTGTATAACATCAGTAAGGAGACctaatttttgatatattgaaACTCACTGGTAAGTAAAGGGGCCAACTTCCTCTAGTCGTAGTTTGTGGTCCTCGCCTGAGAGGAACGCTTCGGCGTTGGTGACGTTAAACACGTAAACTTGTAACAGGGTACCCACATTCTCACGTGTAAAGATTTTATAGAACCTAGATCCCACTGCTATTCTCGTCATCTGAAataataggtaaatattttaaaataataaacgctaAGTTGTAAAGGCTTGCAAGAGAGTAAGAAGATTACTCCTTTGGTTGGCATAGTGCCTTACTCAATCTTGATTTAAACAGATCGTATAGACGTTTTACTTGTTGAGTCGAATGCTTTATGAGTTGTATATTTGGTCTCGTATCCAGCTCATAAACCCTGAGTTCAAAGGCCGCTTCAgccaaaaaacaaaacttaataaagtttttcttaCATTAAATTCACAGTAGCATCTCAAAAatgtaagttaaaataaatacgcgAAACCATTGTCATGAACCATGCCTTCCAGTCCGATTATGGgagtataattataatgcaCAGTGGTAACTGAGcacttaagataaaaataattccaatttttgaaatttatataaaagcgtCAAAGCGTCAAGCGTAGAAATATGATAAAGTGATTACGgaaaaaaaataaggttaacTGTTAGAGTTCGATTAATCTGTcgcagtattaaatattatctgttatttaaataaaaactgaccTTAAACTTTGCAGTTTTGACCAGTGGCTTTcgagatataatatttaaatacgagCATAGATATGCGGGGTGCCTCTAAGAAGATAGTGCAGTAAAGGcggatattataatactttgtataaatattcatttcatattattgttCATTCtttaaaatctatactattattgtaaatgtgtaAGcaacgctgtctgtctgtcgctctttcactaccaatccaatgaaccgaatttgactaTTGCTACTTTTTTGCTTCAGACATGACAAtcgacccctaaaacgcgagcaaagccgcgggcgataattagtatttatacatttaaaaaaggacGCACGAAGGCGGGACTTCTGGcttaatacttacatatatcaTCATTCTGTATTGAGGGTCCAATAACACCGACACTGTAGGTATAACGAGTAATGTAAACCCGACTGCTATCAACGCAAGCAACGTCCCTGAAAACgataatgttgtatttttttctcgTATCACCCAAATACATGAAGCTGACAGAACTTAGGGTCATGGCTTTTGATGAAGTAACTTGATCGCTAATAGATTAAGATTGTTCAACACTACGTATTTTATTCGCACATCAGTGAACGAccgggtatttttttttttaaatcaaatatattatagcaaaTCCCCCATATTAAATAAGGAATTACCAATATTCCTACTAATCcaccttttaagcttatcacacGTGTGGATAGGAATGgatacgacaatagcccaagtgATCAAGATAGATCTTGCAACTATTTACATCGATAGTCGGCCCCTGAATCATTGCAGTATTGACgcttaagtataataatttaagatttcaATGAATTGGTTATTAACGCCATGCAGGTAGACGTAATggtcaaatgggccacttgatggcaGGGGTCACCAATGCCCATACACATAAGTACTGTATGAAATTCTAATCATTCCTCGTATTACCACTGGCCCACCAatcttgggatctaagatgttccttgtgcctgtagttacactggctcgcttatatttcaaaccagaacacaataatactaagtattgctgttcggtggtagaatatctggatGATAATTATGAGGCAGTGCTTATCCAGAAGGGCTCTAAACCCTGCCACCGAATTATCGTCCTCATCTCCAGCTCATTACTTACTCGTGCTCCGGTTTGTGTTTTCATTAGTCTTGCACTTCATGTTTAGTATGTGTGTGTACTATCATATAACACTGTCCGTGGAAGATACCTGAAAGagtaaattaagaatttaaaaaacatataaaaataggaTTTTTAGGAAAGAGATATATAATGTGCAAAGTTAAATGTGTAGTACTTagataaaccttttttattcccgcaaaaacgctgtcagtcCTTTTGGTGACGTCATATTGGTAAAAACTACAGTCGTGTATGTACGACCGGCATTCGttcaacgttaacagctataaataattGGTGTTTTatgggaaaataatgaattgcAATGTGTATCGTTGGTGTGTAGTGTCTGATtgtacaaatactagcattaaaGCTTCagaaaaaatgtttatcaaagTGCCAGATGATCGCAAAATGAGTCGCAAAACGAGATTCTTATCAATTGACGATTGTATTTATGTGAGGATTATGCAAATGTTAGTAAAACCCCAttgttaaaatctaataatacttTGCCCTTTAACCTGTGTAGGTATAGATAAAGGCGATGGTAACATAACCTACAATGACTATGAAAGTTGATAGATATGTAGCTAGCTGCTTATTTACTGAACtgacagtttttgcctataTGACGTCACGCCATAgcggctcgtgttttaggtcatgtgatatacagattaaaaattacgacttttaattttaatataataaaacaataatgtgcttttacgattcaaaattagaatacacaattaaatatatttctacattatatcagattttatattttatttttcacctttttCACCGAAAGTACCCTATTGAGAGTGTAGGTctgataataaatacgaaatatcaGGCAGTTTACTTCTGGCAGAATTATTGACTGCTGAACCCTTCGGTTATTGTATAAACTCGATCCTAATAcaagcatattatataaaatagacgtTGCTAGtgattacaataaatacgaatgcaattttaaatcatttcgtttaaaatatagttgttaTCTTTAACATAGATAAGATAGATTCTTCTTCTTCTATCtctcaaatatatttgaaaatattgttgttaccaattgtataaaatattgtatttttttaaatataaaaatgacttaCCAAATTTTAGTTGTCAAAAACAATTACACTAGACGGCAACactgttataaatacatatatattgtctgAACGTTAAAACACATAAACggtcagaataaaaaaaatataacgtacgCTCGCTTGATTCAActgtttcaaaatgaaaataacttattgaaaacaacaaaacgtgcactaaaatattaaactacaaGTTCATAGAGATATacagtataaatatgtttttttttaatttatataaacttatccCATTACCCGATACTATCAAAAACGTATTACAGGCACATAAATCGTCCAGGTTTCGACCCCAGTACCTCGGGATCTCCAAAACTAGCCACTCGACCAACGACGCACACGATAAACGAGACAACGAATCGTGAACAATGTCATCACGATTACTAGcgttattgtatattttgatttgataattttattaatggtcCTACTGCGTTATCTTATACAGTTATAGTAATCCTATCTCAAGTTCACCGGTTAAGGTTAACTTCAGATAAAAAACTAGTAAGCATACAATGTAATTAGATTTAGATCAACTatcgaattaatttaaacgaatgaAATCAAACTGTGATACATTCAAATTATACGTTACTCACACTGAACGCACATCAAAAACTTCAACATCataaaaagtaagtttttaaaaaggaaatttaaCTTCAATCGGAAGGAAGAGAATCGGTTGTGTTACTTTGAACGTTACCCGCACGAAGTCAGGACGGAcagctagtaatattatatcataccgCTATTACGGTAtgtattaatttctttattatttgatattagaGATATTATTTGAGCTTAAAACTGGAAACAAAGGCGAACACCAAAATTGCAGGACTATCTTTATACTAaagaagttataaaatattttcctttccaTTTTTCGTGTGTCAGGTTAGGTACGGGCATCGAGGTTACCTTCAAAGACAATTGTCCGTGGTTGTCTAGTTCTAGTGGTGGTctaatttttcgtaaaaagtgaTACTTCAAAAACTACTCATAGGTGAGCCTTCACCTCCTGGTGGAAAGCAACCTCCGCAGATAAAGAAACATAGATACAATACCAGATGACTCCCAGctgcgttgctggcctttaaATTGATGCGGATATGGTCCATCTCAGTGACATACAATGCATGGGAAAAATTACAAGTCTATTGTACTGTGATTTATCTGTATTATTTGATCGTGTTAACAAATATCATACACGAATTAGATTATATAGACAATGATTGCCCTAATATCATTtaagtatgtttaaattttagtgTTCTAAATatctaaaggaaaaaataacCCTCCTATGATCACTCCGCTGTTCGTCTGTCTGATTGTCCGGTAAGATCTCAGGATAGCGTAGaggtataaagttgaaattaataccaaatactgAGGCCGGCGGTTCCTTAGAGCCGtggaaaaaatatcttttaaatctaCCCAATCAAGTGATACGGCCGCTTGTATCGCATATCACCAAATCCCACTCAAAACCTATTTAGTACTTACTTTCCGTTGACCTAAAATCAAAGAATTTGGAAAGAAACAatgacacatatttttttttagcattagcagcctgtaaatttatcccactgctgggctaaaggcctcctctccctttgaggagaatgtttggagcatattccaccacgctgctccattgcatttcgttgaaattagacacatgcaggtttcctcacgatgttttccttcaccgccgaacacgagatgaattataaacacaaattaagcacatgaaaattcagtgttgcctgcctgggttaaacccgaagtcatcggttaagatgcaagcgttctaaccactgggccatctcggctcataacacatgttcattatttattattcaagaaaATCGTTGAAAAATCTTGAAATAACttggtaaatatttaagtattgtgTGTCGTTGCTAGAACCTGAGCGCGCGTGTCCGACTTTCGTACTCGACGTGATTGACTCTCGTGTGACAAGATAACTTTAGTGTTCGTAATACGACGAATAGTAAAGACAGTAAAAAACtacaaattatcttaaaatgcttaattttatttttattaaaagtatatgatttgttttcatttaatgtattaataaaaacaaataataataattcatttttacataatagttaattgtaaattaaaattctctGACAGGAAATTACTTCACGATAACATTTTGTTTGTCATAATATTAAGAGCTCTTCGCCTTGCTTAACAAGAATTTAAGTTGATGATCtaagcttatatatttttttattttcttattcattCTATATCAAGTgtagcccgcggcttcgctcgcgttttagaggaaGGTTGTAATGTATTCCTTAcggtttaagcttgcttcacaccaaattttatcaaattcgattcagtggtttagccaCGTAAGCGTATTTAACatgcagagttactttcgcatttataataatagtatagataatCTCATATTCAAATAGTTTTCCTTATCCAATACTTTAaacgaaaacataattatttatttctaatcttCATCGCAATTCGCAGGCATCGATACATATTGTATATGATCGCAGATGTCATTATTAGCGTGTttaggaaaataaatatataatacgtcactagatggcgttgttcCATAATGTCGAGTTTCTACATCGCGATGGCTTGATTTTCGCGCATTGAATGACCTCCCCACAGTTCAATGATATTGTTACTCTGGTTTCCCTTCAAAACGTATAAATCTTTCGCCTTTTACTAAAGATTTCCGTGGAGGGGAACACTCAAATGAGTCTAAACGTATTTTTGAAGCCTTGCGCACTAGTGCAAGGTTAAAAATACATGTACAATTGTACATTAGCGTTGCTGGACTATCAATAGCTTGACCAGTGATAGTTGACTTTAAAGTCTATTCAAGATTGAGGATATCGAGAGCGCTCCGTGTGcaatattatcgatagtattgctctctgtaagcaatactattggtag encodes:
- the LOC125067252 gene encoding scavenger receptor class B member 1-like yields the protein MKCKTNENTNRSTRTLLALIAVGFTLLVIPTVSVLLDPQYRMMIYMTRIAVGSRFYKIFTRENVGTLLQVYVFNVTNAEAFLSGEDHKLRLEEVGPFTYQEYQKNNKFEVDEEAGVMRYIPHTRTEFRREQSFDDPERVNITVPNAAMLAVSSMLSSYPFWTKTGFTVLADRLQSKPIIDINVHSLLWGYEEPLIALSNTLMPGWITFSKMGILDRLYDQSSVPMMEVSTAPQDKFKVKKIDGSPGLNVWGYDNPSKRTRCNTLVDTYEGYAYAPRLTRDDSIRLYRSSFCRMLDLSYIGTTATEITSEAYVYQISNKSYSIDPSTECLCGKINECIDGISNISPCLYGLTIALSNGHFLYANPKVYERIEGIRPDEKEHGSEFIIEPKVGAVLSGRFTIQLNVVVKDVNYYYRVRPFSEMVVPLAYFKIVQPQLAEEDKNDIKMSNYLLPYVIHGVEVLLLITGLTILVYALRQMYLQWHCSAYHENNEKHNDKLQGSREAKL